Proteins encoded within one genomic window of Candidatus Abyssobacteria bacterium SURF_5:
- a CDS encoding OmpA family protein — MAPDSNLAALRQEAAMGRLTPLFLSLVLAGFLFSACASLLVRKPKTIDAAADPIYRLDAELNAVAQAERTGNDSLVVRFSNVALFDVDEYSLRVGAERMLVDVVEVLKAFPDYLVVVEGHTDSEGEEGYNQWLSERRSRLVADFLVSHGLDPYSIQVVGYGESRPLTRNNTAEGRRQNRRVELHIRPKHASAGYIAD, encoded by the coding sequence ATGGCGCCCGATTCGAATCTGGCAGCTTTACGGCAGGAGGCAGCAATGGGCAGATTGACTCCACTTTTTCTCAGCTTGGTTTTAGCGGGTTTCCTTTTTTCCGCATGCGCGAGTCTTCTTGTCCGAAAACCGAAAACAATTGATGCTGCCGCCGATCCGATTTACCGATTGGATGCCGAGTTGAACGCCGTCGCACAAGCTGAACGGACCGGGAATGATTCTCTTGTGGTCAGATTTTCGAATGTGGCCCTGTTTGATGTCGATGAATATTCGCTTCGGGTTGGCGCTGAGCGAATGCTTGTAGACGTGGTGGAGGTCCTCAAAGCATTCCCCGACTATCTCGTGGTTGTCGAAGGACATACCGACAGCGAGGGCGAGGAAGGCTACAACCAATGGCTGTCCGAAAGAAGGTCGCGTCTTGTTGCTGATTTCCTGGTAAGTCACGGACTTGATCCATACTCTATCCAGGTCGTTGGATATGGGGAGTCACGCCCGTTGACACGCAATAATACTGCAGAAGGCAGGCGGCAAAACCGCAGGGTGGAACTTCACATCCGGCCGAAGCATGCTTCGGCCGGATATATTGCCGACTGA
- a CDS encoding DUF1858 domain-containing protein, producing the protein MISAPQITKNMKIEEVVKRYPKTISVFERFGLRCTSCSVSAFEYIEEGARSHGIDVDILLDELNRVAHE; encoded by the coding sequence ATGATATCCGCTCCACAGATCACGAAGAACATGAAAATAGAAGAGGTTGTGAAACGATATCCGAAAACGATATCCGTTTTTGAGCGGTTCGGTTTAAGATGTACCAGTTGCAGCGTGTCTGCGTTTGAATACATTGAAGAAGGCGCGCGCTCGCACGGCATCGATGTTGATATCTTGCTCGATGAGTTGAACCGCGTCGCGCACGAGTAA